One window from the genome of Paenibacillus azoreducens encodes:
- a CDS encoding glycosyltransferase — MRVLYQTRYNIFTRKGGDTVQLLKTKEFIENRYSGIRIDINSDPQVDLSAYDLVHVFNMLRPQETILFMNNAKDQHKKVALSTIFWRSAEFERQGQIGLRKMVNRMIRYDDMEKLRAMYRYYIDGEKHEGTLRLIRQGYTRLQREILDQADLLLPNGVGEVELIRSIFKPVKKLHYLVVPNAIDARIFSYDPKATRETILCVGRFEPRKNQLNLIRAFNDLPYKLILAGTAHETQRKYFEAMKKAIRKDNIQILDEVDHRELQKLYERAKVHVLPSWYDTPGLVSLEAAVSGCNIVATTRGTTREYFGDDAFYCEPGDVGSIRRAVTEAFEAPYNERLQNRIMSEYTWERAADLTVQGYERLLGLNDREADTG; from the coding sequence ATGAGGGTGCTTTATCAAACCAGATATAATATCTTCACCCGCAAGGGTGGGGATACCGTCCAACTGCTGAAAACCAAGGAATTTATCGAGAATCGGTACTCCGGCATCCGAATTGACATCAACAGCGACCCACAGGTGGATCTGTCGGCGTATGATCTTGTGCATGTATTTAATATGCTGCGGCCGCAGGAAACCATCCTGTTCATGAACAATGCCAAAGATCAGCATAAAAAAGTCGCCCTTTCCACCATATTCTGGAGAAGTGCGGAGTTTGAGCGGCAGGGCCAGATCGGGCTGCGGAAAATGGTCAACCGCATGATCCGTTACGACGACATGGAGAAGCTGAGGGCGATGTACCGTTATTATATCGACGGAGAAAAACATGAAGGGACCTTGCGGTTGATCCGGCAGGGGTATACCAGGCTGCAGCGCGAAATTCTGGACCAGGCGGATCTGCTTCTGCCCAATGGCGTGGGAGAGGTCGAGCTCATCCGGAGCATTTTCAAGCCGGTAAAAAAGCTGCATTATTTGGTGGTACCCAATGCGATCGATGCCCGTATTTTCTCGTATGATCCCAAAGCGACTCGGGAGACGATTTTGTGCGTGGGGAGATTCGAACCCCGGAAAAATCAGTTGAATTTGATCCGGGCGTTTAATGACTTGCCCTATAAGCTGATCCTTGCGGGTACGGCACATGAGACGCAGCGGAAATATTTTGAGGCGATGAAAAAAGCGATCCGGAAGGACAACATCCAAATTTTGGATGAAGTGGACCACCGCGAACTGCAAAAGCTGTATGAACGGGCCAAAGTCCACGTGCTCCCCAGTTGGTATGATACCCCTGGCCTGGTGTCGCTGGAGGCCGCTGTCAGCGGATGCAATATCGTTGCGACGACCAGGGGAACGACCAGGGAATATTTTGGAGACGACGCTTTTTATTGCGAACCTGGGGATGTCGGGAGCATCCGCAGAGCCGTCACTGAAGCCTTTGAGGCTCCTTATAACGAGCGGCTGCAGAACCGGATTATGTCCGAATACACCTGGGAACGGGCGGCGGATTTGACTGTGCAAGGTTATGAACGGCTGCTTGGCCTAAATGACAGGGAGGCGGATACGGGATGA
- the cps2T gene encoding beta 1-4 rhamnosyltransferase Cps2T produces MKHVFIIGSKGIPARYGGFETFVEQLTARKTNRDIRYHVACLSDRKGEFEHNGARCFQVAVPAIGSARAVLYDLLSLKECIRYIRRHRLTDCKVYILACRIGPFFYPYKRKLEHMGVTVLVNPDGHEWKRGKWNALIKRYWKVSERLMVKHADLLVCDSRGIEQYIHEDYAKYRPRTTFIAYGADLASSTLDDQSPELLGWLEKHRVTPGAYYLIIGRFVPENNYELMIKEYMKSDTDKDLVIITGIEQNPLYDELQRECRFDRDPRIKFVGTVYEQQLLKKIRELAYGYCHGHEVGGTNPSLLEALASTKLNLLYDVVFNREVGEDGALYFSAEPGSMAAKISELERYDDRMIKELEAKAKGRISAEYTWNHIVKSYEHLFHSFEVLHRKSSRVRSLPEYTGEKLKQSR; encoded by the coding sequence ATGAAGCATGTGTTTATTATCGGTTCCAAGGGGATTCCGGCCCGGTACGGGGGCTTCGAGACATTCGTGGAGCAGCTGACGGCCCGCAAAACAAACCGGGATATCCGGTATCATGTCGCCTGCTTGTCGGACCGGAAAGGGGAATTCGAACACAACGGGGCGCGCTGCTTTCAGGTCGCCGTTCCGGCTATCGGCAGCGCCAGGGCCGTCCTGTACGATTTGCTCAGCTTAAAGGAATGCATCCGTTACATCCGGCGGCACCGGCTGACGGATTGCAAGGTCTATATTTTGGCCTGCCGGATCGGGCCTTTTTTTTATCCCTATAAACGCAAGCTTGAGCACATGGGCGTGACCGTGCTGGTCAATCCCGACGGCCATGAGTGGAAACGCGGCAAGTGGAACGCACTGATCAAGCGGTACTGGAAGGTCTCGGAGAGACTGATGGTCAAACATGCCGATCTGCTCGTTTGCGATTCGAGGGGAATCGAGCAGTATATTCACGAGGACTACGCCAAATACCGCCCCAGAACGACGTTTATCGCTTACGGTGCGGATCTGGCTTCTTCGACGCTGGATGACCAAAGTCCGGAGCTGCTGGGCTGGTTGGAGAAACACCGGGTTACGCCGGGCGCATATTATCTGATCATCGGCCGGTTTGTGCCTGAAAATAACTATGAGCTGATGATCAAGGAATACATGAAATCGGACACGGACAAGGATTTGGTGATCATTACGGGGATTGAACAAAACCCGCTTTACGATGAATTGCAGCGGGAATGCCGGTTCGACCGCGATCCTCGGATCAAGTTTGTGGGGACGGTATATGAGCAGCAGCTGTTGAAGAAAATCCGGGAGCTTGCTTATGGTTATTGCCATGGTCATGAAGTGGGCGGCACGAATCCTTCGCTGCTCGAAGCTTTGGCATCCACGAAATTGAACTTGCTGTATGACGTGGTGTTTAACCGCGAGGTAGGGGAAGACGGGGCTTTGTATTTTTCGGCCGAGCCGGGTTCCATGGCAGCGAAAATCAGCGAGTTGGAGCGTTATGACGACCGCATGATCAAGGAACTTGAAGCGAAGGCCAAGGGGCGGATTTCGGCGGAATATACTTGGAACCACATCGTCAAATCCTATGAGCATTTATTCCATTCCTTTGAGGTACTTCACCGAAAGTCTTCCCGTGTAAGGAGCTTACCGGAATATACCGGGGAGAAGCTGAAGCAAAGCCGGTAA
- a CDS encoding O-antigen ligase family protein, producing MLTIMLFLIPVLQAGMLVAVNFLPNKRLGGTLLGLVLLAMVSNIQLNIGYENVRVDITVFVLLIVNLSLSVHLMLKNKLQTLETDRISGTRFRLAAGSIAFMLLMLLFQGYTLEIYEAGLYVYHLNLLLNLLQMALLFYLLGMLQIHASTLLLCIVCYSVANSVLGLLQYATNKSLLLFSAQDSINYYEGVKVAKRVVGFVGASNGAGNLGAILFPVLLYYFMQRKSLFAFTAMLLNAAFLFLTFTRIGYLSVCVQFLIFLFFAPLGNRYGLMKKIGMIIAAGLAAVIAYQLFFDQLYQILFLDRGDTESHRFMQFTGAFSVLREHLWFGLGAGQYIPYMQTHHGIDDIALHSQFLNALVEQGIFGFMMFFFAFGALFVWSLKKYKGEGWFPVALFLGYFIVANFNPNQYYSLCTYTFFAIAFVLVFARKSPDMRQSAKQNVQMEPSNCPKPNRQVVNIMQMYKGI from the coding sequence ATGCTCACAATCATGCTGTTTCTTATACCTGTGCTGCAGGCGGGAATGCTGGTGGCGGTGAACTTTTTGCCAAATAAGCGGCTGGGGGGAACATTGCTTGGTCTGGTGCTGCTGGCGATGGTCAGCAATATTCAGCTGAATATCGGCTATGAGAATGTGCGCGTGGATATTACGGTATTTGTTTTGCTAATTGTAAATCTGTCGCTTTCGGTACATTTGATGCTAAAAAACAAGCTTCAGACACTGGAAACCGACCGCATTAGCGGGACAAGGTTTCGACTTGCGGCCGGATCCATTGCATTTATGCTTCTGATGCTGTTATTTCAGGGATATACTTTGGAGATTTACGAAGCCGGCCTATACGTTTACCATTTGAATCTTCTCCTGAATCTGCTGCAGATGGCTTTATTGTTTTATTTGCTTGGCATGCTTCAGATTCATGCATCAACGCTGCTCCTTTGCATAGTATGCTATTCGGTTGCCAATTCGGTGCTGGGCCTGCTCCAATATGCGACGAATAAATCGCTGCTGCTCTTTTCGGCGCAGGACTCCATTAATTATTATGAAGGGGTTAAAGTCGCCAAAAGGGTGGTTGGTTTTGTTGGGGCGAGCAACGGCGCGGGCAATCTCGGCGCGATTTTATTCCCTGTGCTGCTGTATTATTTTATGCAGCGAAAAAGCTTGTTTGCTTTTACCGCCATGCTGCTGAATGCGGCATTTTTGTTCCTCACCTTTACGAGAATCGGTTATTTATCGGTTTGCGTGCAGTTTTTGATTTTTCTGTTTTTCGCTCCGCTTGGCAACAGGTATGGGCTCATGAAAAAAATAGGGATGATCATTGCAGCAGGCCTGGCAGCCGTTATTGCCTACCAGCTCTTTTTTGATCAGTTATACCAAATTCTGTTCCTGGACCGGGGGGATACGGAATCCCATCGTTTCATGCAGTTTACGGGTGCGTTCAGCGTGCTGCGGGAGCATCTTTGGTTCGGGCTTGGGGCCGGGCAGTATATACCTTACATGCAGACCCATCACGGAATCGATGATATCGCTTTGCATTCCCAGTTCCTGAACGCGCTGGTGGAGCAGGGGATTTTCGGATTTATGATGTTCTTCTTCGCTTTTGGGGCTTTGTTTGTTTGGAGCTTGAAAAAATACAAAGGGGAAGGCTGGTTTCCTGTAGCCCTTTTCCTTGGTTATTTTATTGTCGCGAACTTCAATCCGAACCAATACTACAGCCTCTGCACGTATACCTTTTTTGCAATCGCCTTCGTCCTTGTCTTTGCTCGCAAAAGCCCGGACATGCGCCAATCGGCCAAGCAAAATGTACAAATGGAGCCGTCAAATTGTCCCAAACCAAACCGGCAGGTCGTCAATATAATGCAAATGTACAAGGGGATCTGA
- a CDS encoding right-handed parallel beta-helix repeat-containing protein — protein sequence MADVGGVNVRLYGAKGDGVTDDSRAFQLALGSISASGGTIVIPDGVYNANITITTSNVCITGTGTLNGSINLYGTPTANDRFTGTGNVKIDGITIQGEKTRNGINCKWYYGVIITGVRFINCLKAIYFEKVNKTQHCSRFTISGNQLIDCNYGLYVDFIAPDDGGNHVVGDVNFSNNMYESRTNVPGAFSNICHIWAKGIDGLVCKGNTLFFGHTGSEKSNIYIEDFNWVIIEGNHLFEAVESAVIAKDGFNLVIANNNVAWAKQYGVYLSSVVGGIVNGNNLTWKSGEDIQSTGVYIENSPYFIGNVSNNNIFFPGIYALQIKDSSFINITGNNARSQYGKNQPVKIDSPATCASISITSNQFTNYPASSISRDYYSASPVSTNYLSGNTEGLPAVPIKGVLSQEYKAFTDNSAAVDISNLTLAVFAYTKTTTVTQLTKEDLSASLPRIVVLYSYTGNLRISRQIPNVKLKGSGSYVAFPADSSMTLLVYGSQIMELSRNFSVL from the coding sequence ATGGCCGATGTTGGGGGCGTGAACGTACGGCTCTACGGAGCCAAGGGAGATGGTGTGACAGACGATTCGCGGGCGTTCCAGCTGGCGTTAGGCAGCATTTCCGCGAGCGGCGGAACGATTGTGATTCCGGACGGCGTCTATAATGCGAATATTACGATCACGACATCCAATGTGTGCATTACGGGAACCGGAACGTTAAATGGTTCGATCAACCTGTATGGAACTCCAACCGCAAACGACAGATTTACCGGTACCGGCAATGTCAAAATCGACGGTATCACCATTCAGGGGGAAAAGACCCGAAACGGCATCAACTGCAAATGGTATTACGGTGTCATTATTACGGGAGTCCGGTTTATCAACTGCCTGAAAGCCATTTATTTTGAAAAGGTAAACAAGACGCAGCACTGCTCGCGTTTTACGATTTCCGGAAACCAGCTGATTGATTGCAATTACGGTCTTTACGTTGACTTTATTGCTCCGGATGACGGCGGAAACCATGTGGTGGGCGACGTGAATTTTTCGAATAATATGTATGAATCAAGAACCAATGTTCCGGGTGCTTTCAGCAATATATGCCATATATGGGCCAAAGGCATCGATGGCCTGGTTTGCAAAGGCAATACATTGTTTTTCGGGCATACGGGCTCGGAAAAATCGAATATCTACATCGAAGATTTTAACTGGGTTATTATCGAAGGGAACCATTTATTCGAGGCGGTGGAAAGCGCCGTTATTGCCAAGGATGGCTTTAATTTGGTGATCGCGAACAATAACGTTGCTTGGGCCAAGCAATACGGCGTGTATTTGTCATCGGTCGTGGGCGGAATCGTAAACGGCAACAACCTGACCTGGAAGTCGGGGGAGGACATTCAGTCCACAGGCGTCTACATCGAAAACAGTCCCTATTTTATCGGCAATGTTTCGAACAATAATATCTTTTTCCCAGGAATATACGCGCTGCAGATCAAAGACAGCTCCTTTATTAATATTACGGGTAACAACGCGCGAAGCCAATACGGCAAAAACCAGCCGGTCAAAATCGATTCGCCTGCGACCTGCGCTTCGATCAGCATCACTTCGAACCAATTTACGAATTATCCGGCAAGTTCGATAAGCCGCGACTACTACTCCGCGAGTCCGGTCAGCACCAATTATTTGAGCGGCAATACCGAAGGGCTGCCGGCCGTTCCGATCAAGGGAGTGTTATCCCAAGAATACAAGGCGTTTACGGATAATTCGGCTGCCGTCGATATTTCGAATCTCACGCTTGCTGTGTTTGCATATACAAAAACAACGACTGTTACTCAATTGACGAAAGAGGACTTGTCCGCATCGCTGCCGCGAATCGTCGTGCTGTATTCCTATACAGGCAATTTGCGAATATCCCGGCAGATTCCGAACGTCAAACTGAAGGGCAGCGGTTCATACGTCGCTTTTCCGGCGGATTCAAGCATGACGCTGCTGGTGTACGGCTCGCAGATCATGGAATTATCGCGCAACTTCTCCGTATTATAA
- the tdh gene encoding L-threonine 3-dehydrogenase, which produces MQKTMIGLVKEQRAPGAVLKEVPLPIIGPDEVLVQVKASSICGTDLHIYNWDAWAEKSVVTGNVFGHEFSGIVVKTGEWAGHIRIGDHVSAEGHMVCGNCKACRTGNKHVCRNTRSFGITAPGCFAEYAVVKADNIIRNDPDMPHELASLQDPLGNAVHTVLAGDIVGKSVLIVGAGLIGLMAISVAKACGAGLVMAADVHPYRLGMAHRMGADIVINSSKASLPELVRDVTGGEGAEVVLEMSGHPGAIRDGFEAAGRAARVSLLGIPAEDVALDMGQIIFKALRVEGITGRRMDETWHQLKGLLRNGDLGLGKLVTHTCSLDRFEEAFALMNSGSCGKIVFLNGLRNHFEAVKHPSAQTLLHV; this is translated from the coding sequence ATGCAAAAAACGATGATCGGGCTGGTCAAGGAGCAGCGGGCTCCCGGCGCAGTGCTTAAAGAAGTTCCGCTGCCAATCATCGGTCCGGATGAAGTTTTGGTACAGGTCAAAGCAAGCTCCATCTGCGGTACGGATCTACATATCTATAACTGGGATGCTTGGGCTGAAAAATCGGTGGTGACCGGAAACGTATTCGGCCATGAATTTTCCGGGATCGTAGTGAAAACGGGGGAGTGGGCCGGCCATATCCGAATCGGCGATCATGTGTCGGCCGAGGGGCATATGGTATGCGGAAACTGCAAAGCATGCCGCACCGGAAATAAACATGTATGCCGCAACACCCGCAGCTTCGGGATTACCGCCCCGGGATGCTTCGCAGAGTATGCGGTCGTGAAGGCGGACAATATCATTCGCAACGATCCGGATATGCCGCATGAGCTGGCCAGTTTGCAGGATCCTTTGGGCAATGCCGTTCACACGGTGCTTGCCGGGGATATTGTGGGCAAATCGGTATTGATCGTGGGAGCGGGGTTGATCGGGCTTATGGCGATCTCGGTCGCCAAGGCGTGCGGGGCCGGTCTTGTGATGGCGGCGGATGTGCATCCTTATCGGCTGGGCATGGCCCACCGGATGGGAGCGGATATCGTCATTAACAGCTCCAAAGCGAGTCTCCCGGAGCTGGTTCGAGACGTAACGGGAGGCGAAGGGGCGGAGGTCGTGCTGGAAATGTCGGGGCATCCGGGAGCGATCCGGGATGGATTCGAAGCGGCAGGACGCGCAGCCCGGGTCTCACTGCTTGGCATTCCTGCAGAAGATGTGGCGCTCGACATGGGTCAGATCATTTTCAAAGCCTTGCGGGTTGAGGGGATCACCGGCCGCAGGATGGACGAAACCTGGCATCAACTGAAAGGTTTGCTGCGCAACGGAGATCTGGGCCTCGGCAAGCTGGTGACGCATACCTGCTCGCTGGACCGTTTTGAGGAAGCCTTCGCGCTGATGAACAGCGGTTCTTGCGGCAAAATTGTATTTCTAAACGGGCTCCGCAATCATTTTGAGGCGGTGAAACATCCGTCCGCCCAAACGCTGCTGCATGTGTGA
- a CDS encoding GNAT family N-acetyltransferase has product MHKIRWEDSLFKNRMAVDFYREIVPKLAAMNRAHFSYLEIGGSIASAMLTFSYRSKVYLYITSFSQQYMEYGVGLVLLNRVMEYYLDSGVKEVDFMSGAQEYKFFWADRARLCHHIRLISRDRGRKLLKAWTLLQTNKEGIRSLFPVKQKKPDHISGEAILESRRSVHAHRPKQMV; this is encoded by the coding sequence ATGCACAAAATACGGTGGGAGGACAGCCTGTTCAAAAACCGGATGGCGGTTGATTTTTACCGGGAGATCGTACCGAAGCTTGCGGCAATGAACCGTGCGCATTTTTCTTATCTCGAAATCGGCGGGAGCATCGCTTCGGCCATGCTTACCTTTAGTTATAGAAGCAAAGTATATCTGTATATCACATCCTTCTCCCAGCAGTATATGGAGTATGGCGTCGGGCTTGTTCTGCTGAACAGGGTGATGGAATATTATCTGGACAGCGGAGTCAAGGAAGTCGACTTTATGAGCGGCGCTCAGGAGTACAAATTTTTCTGGGCGGATAGAGCCAGGCTGTGCCACCACATCCGTTTGATCAGCCGTGATCGCGGCAGAAAATTGCTGAAGGCCTGGACGCTGCTGCAGACGAATAAGGAAGGCATCCGGTCATTGTTTCCGGTGAAGCAGAAGAAGCCGGATCACATATCGGGAGAAGCAATATTGGAATCAAGGAGAAGCGTGCATGCACATCGACCGAAGCAAATGGTTTAA
- a CDS encoding right-handed parallel beta-helix repeat-containing protein: MADSTSWVIVTDPGRFLGDLAQLKANGGGELILSSGTYAVNTDLTVDASIALNFMNGARLNITSGKSLTLNGRIEAGMTQIFAGDGLIKGKPQVKEFYPQWFGAVADGKADDTRGIQSAINTAASIGGTVVFPAAAYNAGTVSLKSGVKLAGEKGAVLQNASQGTDTIFSASGVSSFEVTGMEGKISFNLDSCTGFHIHQLRITGNTGNWIFSGCSNGMITHNQILNTNNVNERILYLSGCSYMLVEGNQIKNQLLFNNVPGNLNIGVNVSSSKYCRVVNNHIENCGGQGITFDTNIGITGDGRKCFSNLAAGNIVIGNGQEGITAFASSQFETFDITISGNICINNRYDGIELWGVRQCIVEGNSISAPAIKDYSFGAINMYASKDIIVDGNSIENVPTSGIAAVNGSNYPEPGCSNIIMTSNRIHNWNYQDMNPATNHDQNCGINLFGAEFTVVQGNLFLDTRPGRKYSIKAISVVSGHHHIQGNINPGNLPMDDHIEADMGWGGRQIAERIPMLRMSQLQGDVNNGNIQGIDSGSVWYNANTFALYFKGFEKTMLTPMIIDENSSSGFPSADYAPGFLQYQVQTGRLFFRGKPGNSNGKYAEVVLKDKFINLKRSTEVTKKPVEGDVYYDTVKKKPVYFDGTNWRDFSGNIVSVNP, translated from the coding sequence ATGGCTGACAGTACCTCATGGGTTATCGTAACAGATCCCGGCCGTTTTCTGGGTGATCTTGCCCAATTAAAAGCAAACGGGGGAGGAGAACTGATTCTTTCAAGCGGAACGTATGCTGTGAATACGGACCTGACGGTAGATGCAAGCATCGCGTTAAATTTCATGAATGGTGCCAGGCTGAATATAACCAGCGGAAAATCATTGACCTTGAATGGAAGAATCGAGGCAGGAATGACGCAGATTTTTGCCGGGGATGGCTTGATTAAGGGCAAACCCCAGGTCAAAGAATTTTACCCGCAATGGTTTGGCGCTGTGGCAGATGGAAAAGCGGACGATACCCGAGGCATTCAATCCGCTATCAATACGGCAGCTTCCATAGGCGGAACGGTTGTGTTTCCGGCGGCGGCATACAATGCAGGCACCGTTTCCTTGAAATCGGGTGTGAAGCTGGCTGGTGAAAAAGGGGCCGTGCTTCAAAACGCGTCGCAGGGAACAGATACGATTTTCTCGGCCTCAGGCGTCTCCTCCTTTGAAGTAACCGGCATGGAAGGGAAAATCAGCTTTAACTTGGATTCATGCACAGGTTTCCATATCCATCAGCTGCGTATAACAGGGAACACGGGCAATTGGATTTTTTCGGGCTGCTCGAATGGGATGATTACCCATAATCAAATCCTGAACACCAACAATGTGAACGAGCGAATCCTGTATTTAAGCGGATGCAGCTATATGCTGGTTGAGGGCAATCAGATCAAAAATCAGCTGCTCTTTAATAATGTACCGGGGAACCTGAATATCGGGGTTAACGTTTCCTCATCCAAATACTGCCGGGTCGTGAATAATCATATCGAGAACTGCGGCGGACAGGGAATTACGTTTGATACGAATATCGGGATTACGGGAGACGGCCGTAAGTGTTTCAGCAATTTGGCGGCAGGGAATATTGTCATCGGAAATGGACAAGAAGGAATTACCGCGTTTGCTTCCAGCCAATTCGAGACGTTCGATATAACGATATCGGGCAATATTTGCATCAACAACCGTTATGACGGTATCGAGCTGTGGGGAGTAAGGCAGTGCATTGTAGAAGGGAACAGCATCAGTGCACCGGCAATCAAGGATTATAGCTTCGGCGCCATCAATATGTATGCTTCCAAAGATATTATCGTGGACGGGAATTCGATCGAAAATGTACCCACCTCCGGCATTGCCGCCGTAAACGGTTCGAATTATCCCGAGCCGGGGTGCTCGAACATTATTATGACAAGCAATCGTATCCACAACTGGAATTACCAGGATATGAATCCGGCTACGAACCATGACCAAAATTGCGGGATCAATTTATTTGGAGCGGAATTTACGGTTGTTCAGGGAAATCTGTTTCTGGATACGCGTCCAGGCCGGAAGTACAGCATTAAGGCGATTTCCGTCGTTTCGGGACATCATCATATTCAAGGCAACATCAACCCGGGGAATCTGCCGATGGATGATCATATTGAAGCTGACATGGGCTGGGGCGGAAGACAGATTGCAGAGCGTATTCCCATGCTGCGGATGTCGCAGCTTCAGGGGGATGTAAATAACGGTAATATTCAAGGGATCGATTCGGGATCCGTATGGTATAACGCCAATACGTTCGCGCTTTATTTCAAAGGATTCGAGAAGACGATGCTGACCCCCATGATTATTGATGAAAATAGTTCCTCCGGATTTCCTTCAGCCGATTATGCCCCCGGATTTCTGCAGTATCAGGTTCAGACAGGGCGGTTATTCTTCAGAGGTAAACCCGGAAATTCCAACGGGAAATATGCCGAAGTGGTGCTGAAAGATAAGTTCATCAATTTAAAACGAAGCACGGAAGTAACCAAAAAGCCGGTGGAAGGCGATGTCTATTACGATACGGTGAAGAAAAAACCGGTTTATTTTGACGGGACGAACTGGAGAGACTTTTCCGGCAATATTGTTAGCGTGAATCCGTAA
- a CDS encoding GNAT family N-acetyltransferase, with translation MNTKIITDVDGFLAIREDWERLTEQDPDATYYSTFEFNYFWWQTFGSGCDKQLFILCHYRDNMMVAIAPLMIRCIDKKIVKCRVLSFLGKGDYFNFIIDSSKFKASALIRELFHTIEENSEKWDKIELTHLQMNTQLLQYIMRHDRYSKHTQYLTTCNRINSGDFESYEQFEKEMINTKLRRKRVKLRQDTGYRFKIVRASESDDMYEQIANVHQLEKKYLHEVKGRTERGSLFEDKANETFLRELFKGNDRILFFYLESEDSEIIMYKCCYLYRDVLYGWNTGYSPKYSNYHGISDVLLMEMIESLFSGSCAKQIDFGAGTYPWKFRWANHFSVSYSFVMWNECSQQTKLLRLLNQSREIIRAVKELKNAL, from the coding sequence ATGAACACGAAAATAATTACCGATGTGGACGGATTTCTCGCCATACGGGAGGATTGGGAACGGCTGACCGAACAGGACCCGGACGCCACCTATTACAGCACCTTTGAATTTAATTATTTCTGGTGGCAAACCTTTGGCAGCGGCTGTGACAAGCAATTGTTTATCCTTTGCCACTACCGCGACAATATGATGGTAGCCATCGCGCCGCTTATGATCCGCTGCATCGACAAAAAAATCGTGAAATGCCGGGTGCTCAGCTTTCTCGGAAAAGGAGATTATTTCAACTTCATCATCGATTCCAGCAAATTCAAGGCTTCCGCGCTAATCCGGGAATTATTCCATACGATCGAGGAAAACTCGGAGAAATGGGACAAAATCGAATTGACCCATCTGCAGATGAATACCCAGCTGCTGCAGTATATCATGCGGCATGACCGGTACAGCAAGCATACGCAGTATTTGACTACCTGCAACCGGATTAATAGCGGTGATTTTGAATCGTATGAACAGTTTGAAAAAGAAATGATCAACACCAAGCTCAGGCGCAAACGGGTTAAACTTCGGCAGGACACGGGTTATCGCTTCAAAATTGTCAGGGCCAGTGAAAGTGACGATATGTACGAGCAAATCGCTAATGTCCATCAGCTGGAGAAGAAGTATCTGCATGAGGTGAAGGGACGGACGGAGCGCGGGAGCTTGTTCGAGGACAAAGCCAATGAAACATTCCTGAGAGAGCTGTTCAAGGGAAATGACCGGATTTTGTTTTTTTACCTGGAATCGGAAGACAGCGAAATCATCATGTATAAATGCTGTTATCTTTATAGAGATGTTTTGTATGGCTGGAATACGGGATATTCGCCGAAATATTCGAATTACCACGGCATTTCGGACGTACTGTTGATGGAAATGATCGAAAGCTTGTTTTCCGGCAGCTGCGCGAAGCAGATCGATTTCGGCGCCGGCACTTATCCCTGGAAATTCCGGTGGGCGAATCACTTTTCGGTCAGCTATTCATTTGTGATGTGGAATGAATGCAGTCAGCAAACGAAGTTGCTGCGGCTGCTGAATCAATCGAGGGAAATTATCCGGGCTGTCAAGGAATTGAAAAACGCCCTGTAA